A window of Bacteroidota bacterium contains these coding sequences:
- a CDS encoding sugar transferase, with protein MNKKLQTLKYLIADGIAAVGAWILFFIFRKYYIEPEKYGYDIGLHFDSQFYIALVLIPVFWLLLYWSAGAYREPYRHTRLRDIIRTFNTSLFGVLVLFFTLLLDDEVSSYKTYYKTVGTLFLLHFILSVIGRLIITTQTVKLVRRRRIGFNTLIVGSKQKALSLYNELEGEKLSQGYFFRGYIQANENGNTAMGGVLPYLGNMDNIITIIKQKNIEEIIIAIETSEHFLLNKILNKLDDEDVVIKILPDMYDILTGSVKMSHLFGAPLIEVSREIMPPWQVVVKRQMDMAVSLIILLLFSPLYIILAILVKLDSKGPIFYKQERIGRGNKPFFIYKYRTMKVGSEKGTPQLSSSGDDRRTRLGKYLRKYRLDELPQFWNVLIGEMSLVGPRPERQFFIDQILQIAPHYNHLLKVRPGITSWGQVKYGYAENVDQMIERLKFDTIYIENMSLALDFRIMFYTIVVVFGGRGK; from the coding sequence TTGAACAAAAAACTACAAACCCTTAAATATTTAATTGCAGATGGTATTGCCGCTGTGGGTGCGTGGATCTTGTTCTTTATTTTCAGAAAATATTATATTGAACCCGAAAAATATGGTTATGATATTGGCCTCCATTTCGACTCACAATTTTATATCGCATTGGTACTAATTCCTGTTTTTTGGCTATTATTATATTGGTCGGCTGGGGCATACAGGGAGCCCTATCGACACACCCGCTTGCGTGATATTATACGCACCTTTAATACTTCCCTGTTTGGTGTTTTGGTTTTGTTCTTTACCTTACTTTTAGATGATGAAGTATCATCTTATAAAACTTATTATAAAACTGTTGGCACCTTGTTTTTATTGCATTTTATCCTATCTGTTATAGGCCGATTAATCATCACTACACAAACAGTTAAATTAGTAAGACGCCGCAGAATAGGCTTTAATACTTTAATAGTAGGTTCGAAACAAAAAGCCTTGTCATTATATAATGAATTGGAAGGCGAAAAACTTTCTCAAGGATACTTTTTCAGGGGGTATATACAAGCCAACGAAAACGGAAACACGGCCATGGGCGGTGTTCTCCCCTATCTGGGCAATATGGATAATATCATCACCATTATCAAACAAAAAAATATAGAGGAGATTATTATAGCCATAGAAACCAGCGAACATTTTTTACTCAATAAAATTTTAAACAAGCTCGATGACGAAGATGTAGTAATCAAAATCCTACCCGATATGTATGATATACTTACAGGATCGGTTAAGATGTCTCACTTGTTTGGGGCACCGCTTATAGAGGTATCACGAGAGATAATGCCACCCTGGCAAGTAGTGGTGAAAAGGCAAATGGATATGGCAGTTTCATTGATTATATTATTATTGTTTAGTCCCTTATATATTATACTTGCTATTTTAGTCAAACTCGATTCTAAAGGGCCCATATTTTATAAGCAGGAAAGAATTGGCCGTGGCAATAAACCCTTTTTTATATATAAATACCGTACCATGAAAGTAGGTTCCGAAAAAGGCACACCACAACTTTCGAGTAGCGGAGACGACCGCCGCACAAGGCTTGGTAAATACTTACGCAAATACAGATTGGATGAACTACCACAGTTTTGGAATGTATTAATAGGTGAAATGAGTTTGGTAGGGCCGCGACCTGAAAGACAATTTTTTATTGACCAAATATTACAAATAGCTCCTCATTATAATCATTTATTAAAAGTAAGACCAGGCATTACCAGTTGGGGCCAAGTGAAATATGGCTATGCTGAGAATGTGGATCAAATGATTGAACGACTAAAATTCGATACGATTTATATCGAAAACATGAGCCTAGCTTTAGATTTTAGGATTATGTTTTATACTATAGTGGTAGTATTTGGAGGGAGAGGGAAATAA
- a CDS encoding T9SS type A sorting domain-containing protein, with protein sequence MSILTSSYDSLTATICPGSNYNFNGEQISNAGYYYDTTTNDIGCDSIIFFQLNVGSYSYSNIQDKVCQGNSYNFNGQNITNAGNYADTVKTANGCDSIVNLSLSVLPASIDTIIVSICPGYSYYFNGKNILKQGYYYDSTTNYIGCDSVTVLNLISGNYIYGLVVDTICKGSIYNFNGKNISNTGNYTDTLKTSGGCDSIITLVLTVNNLKSLGNISGNSNVYMHDTLTYSASSNAFGFVWTVAGGTIISGQGTNQVQLLWDTANTGNISVYSNCYDASSLNITITSGINIVNQISGMNIFPNPSDRNFYIQFSEVLVSKTSLNIYNIMGQKVYYTILQNGTQAYKVSLGHLSKGIYILCVGGERVKILVE encoded by the coding sequence TTGAGTATTTTAACGAGCAGCTACGATTCCCTTACCGCCACGATTTGCCCCGGGTCGAATTATAATTTCAATGGGGAACAAATTTCAAATGCAGGATATTATTATGATACTACCACCAACGATATTGGTTGCGATTCTATTATATTTTTTCAATTAAATGTAGGATCCTACAGTTATAGTAATATACAGGATAAAGTTTGCCAAGGAAATAGTTATAATTTTAATGGCCAAAATATTACCAATGCGGGAAATTATGCCGACACGGTAAAAACTGCAAACGGGTGTGATTCTATCGTAAATTTAAGTTTGAGTGTATTGCCTGCAAGTATTGATACCATTATTGTTTCCATCTGTCCTGGATATAGCTATTACTTCAATGGGAAAAATATTTTGAAGCAAGGATATTATTATGATTCTACCACCAATTATATAGGTTGCGATTCTGTTACTGTGCTGAATTTAATTTCGGGCAATTATATTTATGGCTTAGTAGTAGACACTATATGTAAAGGAAGTATATATAATTTTAATGGGAAAAATATTTCAAATACAGGAAATTATACCGATACTTTAAAAACTAGTGGTGGCTGCGATTCTATCATAACGCTTGTACTCACAGTAAACAATCTTAAATCATTGGGAAATATTTCGGGCAACTCAAATGTATATATGCATGATACCCTTACTTATTCTGCAAGCAGCAACGCTTTTGGTTTTGTATGGACAGTAGCGGGCGGCACTATTATAAGTGGACAAGGGACGAATCAGGTTCAATTGCTATGGGATACTGCTAACACAGGAAATATTTCAGTATATTCAAACTGTTATGATGCCAGTAGTTTAAATATTACGATTACCAGTGGAATTAATATAGTAAATCAGATATCAGGGATGAACATTTTCCCCAATCCTTCTGATCGAAATTTCTATATACAATTTAGTGAAGTCCTTGTTTCAAAAACTTCATTGAATATATATAATATTATGGGTCAAAAAGTATATTATACTATTTTACAAAATGGAACACAAGCCTATAAAGTTAGTCTCGGGCATTTGTCGAAAGGTATATATATTCTTTGTGTAGGAGGTGAAAGGGTTAAGATATTGGTGGAATAA
- a CDS encoding VTT domain-containing protein — protein MELFSDILTFIKEVFSQSDNCDLRCAIEHFITAHQKLTYALLMLIIFCETGLVVTPFLPGDSLLFASGMVIASTAALNIWLLILLLIIAAILGDNVNYFIGKFLAKKGEGAKLFGVFTIRKDYLDRTHKYYEKHGGKTIIMARFIPIVRTFAPFVAGVGNMQYSRYMTFCIIGAVLWVSSMSLAGYFLSSNEFVKAHFDHIVLAIIAVSVLPVVLGFIRSRKAK, from the coding sequence ATGGAATTATTTAGCGACATTCTCACTTTTATAAAAGAAGTTTTCTCGCAGAGCGATAATTGCGACCTGCGTTGTGCCATTGAACATTTTATTACTGCCCACCAAAAGCTCACCTATGCACTATTGATGCTCATTATATTTTGCGAAACAGGATTGGTAGTCACCCCGTTTCTACCTGGCGATTCTTTATTATTTGCCTCGGGCATGGTAATAGCGAGTACTGCCGCACTTAATATTTGGTTGCTCATTTTGCTACTAATAATAGCCGCTATATTGGGCGATAATGTGAATTATTTCATCGGGAAATTTTTGGCCAAAAAAGGAGAAGGTGCAAAACTGTTTGGTGTATTCACCATAAGAAAAGATTACCTAGACCGTACTCATAAATATTATGAAAAGCATGGTGGCAAAACCATTATTATGGCACGTTTTATTCCTATAGTTCGCACCTTTGCTCCCTTTGTAGCGGGTGTGGGTAATATGCAGTACTCACGGTATATGACTTTTTGTATTATAGGTGCGGTGCTATGGGTAAGTTCCATGTCGTTGGCTGGCTATTTCTTGAGTAGCAATGAATTTGTGAAAGCCCATTTCGACCATATCGTTTTGGCCATTATAGCAGTGAGTGTATTGCCCGTAGTTTTGGGTTTTATTCGTTCGCGGAAAGCTAAGTAA
- a CDS encoding DegT/DnrJ/EryC1/StrS family aminotransferase yields MAPIRMVDLIGQYQKIKPEIDQALLDIMERAAFINGPEVKQFQANLENYLHVKHVVPCANGTDALQVCMMALGLKPGDEVITACFTYVATAEVIALLGLKPILVDVDPITFNIDPAKIEAAITPKTKAIVPIHLFGQCADMEAIINIAKKHNLYIIEDTAQAIGSDYTFTDGNKSKAGTMGNMGATSFFPSKNLGCFGDGGAIFTNDDELAAKARMICNHGQSRLYYHDEIGVNSRLDTMQAAILDIKLKHLDDYNTSRRNAADYYDKAFANHPNIKTPHRASKSTHVFHQYTLQLCGVDRNALKSYLEENQIPAMIYYPVPLNQQKAYIQEGSFPVTEQLCNCVLSLPIHSELSEEQLSYITNTLLNYKF; encoded by the coding sequence ATAGCACCCATTCGTATGGTCGATTTAATTGGCCAATACCAAAAGATAAAGCCCGAAATAGACCAGGCTTTGCTCGACATTATGGAACGTGCGGCTTTCATTAATGGTCCCGAAGTGAAACAATTTCAGGCTAACCTTGAAAATTATTTGCACGTTAAACATGTTGTTCCCTGTGCAAATGGTACAGATGCGTTGCAAGTATGTATGATGGCTTTGGGTTTAAAACCAGGAGACGAAGTGATCACTGCATGCTTTACTTATGTAGCTACTGCCGAGGTAATAGCTTTGCTAGGACTGAAACCCATTTTGGTGGACGTGGATCCGATAACTTTTAATATCGACCCTGCAAAAATTGAAGCAGCTATCACTCCAAAAACAAAAGCTATTGTTCCTATACATTTATTTGGACAATGTGCCGATATGGAAGCCATTATCAACATCGCTAAAAAACACAACTTATATATTATAGAAGATACGGCCCAGGCCATCGGTTCCGATTATACATTTACTGACGGTAACAAAAGCAAGGCAGGAACGATGGGCAATATGGGGGCTACTTCATTTTTCCCTTCTAAAAACTTAGGGTGCTTCGGCGATGGTGGTGCTATATTTACCAATGATGATGAGCTTGCTGCAAAAGCCCGAATGATATGTAATCATGGGCAGAGCAGATTATATTATCACGACGAGATAGGGGTGAATTCCAGACTCGACACCATGCAAGCGGCTATTTTAGATATAAAATTAAAACATTTAGATGACTATAATACTTCACGCAGAAATGCTGCTGACTATTATGATAAAGCTTTTGCCAACCATCCAAATATAAAAACCCCTCACAGAGCCTCCAAGAGTACGCATGTTTTCCATCAATATACTTTACAGCTTTGTGGCGTTGATCGCAATGCATTGAAAAGTTATTTGGAAGAAAATCAAATTCCCGCTATGATATATTACCCTGTGCCTTTGAACCAACAAAAAGCATATATACAAGAAGGTAGTTTTCCTGTTACTGAGCAACTATGTAATTGTGTTTTATCATTGCCTATACATAGTGAATTGAGTGAAGAACAATTATCATATATAACAAATACATTACTAAATTACAAATTCTAA